A single region of the Glycine max cultivar Williams 82 chromosome 20, Glycine_max_v4.0, whole genome shotgun sequence genome encodes:
- the LOC100783868 gene encoding GEM-like protein 4: MMASFLQELLIGFPFTSAAYLGEKSSKRYLPDPATQYITSTTSSKQGGVNSVLTRMNKLGRKTNIFATGLKEHVKLGQKITDTVKGKLSLGARILQVGGVKKVFMQLFSVKDGEKLLKASQCYLSTTSGPLAGLLFISTDKVAFCSERSIKAYSSKGHLIRIHYKVVIPLEKIRSINQSQHVKKPSPKYIEIVTVDDFDFWFMGFLNYQKAFKYLKQVISQA; the protein is encoded by the exons ATGATGGCATCCTTTCTTCAAGAGCTTCTAATTGGATTTCCATTCACCTCAGCAGCATATTTGGGTGAGAAATCATCAAAGAGGTACCTGCCAGATCCTGCCACCCAATATATCACATCTACCACAAGCTCAAAGCAag GTGGAGTAAATTCAGTTCTTACCAGGATGAACAAGCTTGGAAGAAAGACTAACATCTTTGCAACTGGACTCAAGGAACATG TAAAACTTGGGCAAAAAATAACTGATACAGTGAAAGGAAAATTAAGCCTAGGAGCTAGAATTCTTCAAGTTGGAGGAGTGAAAAAAGTTTTCATGCAACTATTCAGTGTAAAAGATGGAGAGAAGTTACTAAAAGCATCTCAGTGCTACCTATCAACCACATCTGGTCCTCTAGCAGGCCTCCTATTCATATCCACCGATAAAGTTGCCTTTTGCAGTGAGAGATCAATCAAGGCCTATTCTTCTAAGGGTCATTTGATCAGAATCCATTACAAG GTTGTGATCCCACTTGAAAAGATAAGGAGCATTAACCAAAGTCAACACGTGAAGAAGCCTTCGCCAAAGTACATAGAAATAGTTACAGTGGATGACTTTGACTTCTGGTTTATGGGTTTCTTAAATTATCAGAAAGCTTTCAAATACCTGAAGCAGGTTATTTCTCAAGCGTAG
- the LOC100811836 gene encoding GEM-like protein 4 gives MDTTLLHSLSIATYNQLHKSILNKFLPDPANERQLSTTTSKQSRIYSIINKLGRKADNFSQEVREHVRLGPTITETVMGKLRLGARILQVGGVKRVFNQFFTVRQGEKLLKSSQCYLSTTSGPLAGLLFISTDKVTFCSERSMKVFSSKGEMCRIRYKVSIPLKRIKYVNQSRNVEKPTQKYIEIVTEDNFEFWFMGFLKYQKTFNYLELAISQA, from the exons ATGGACACCACATTACTTCATTCACTCAGCATAGCTACCTATAATCAACTGCATAAGTCAATACTCAACAAATTCTTACCTGATCCTGCCAATGAACGCCAATTGTCAACAACAACGTCAAAGCAAA GTAGAATATATTCGATTATAAACAAGCTTGGAAGGAAGGCTGATAACTTTTCGCAAGAAGTACGAGAACATG TGAGACTGGGGCCAACGATAACTGAGACAGTTATGGGGAAGTTGAGACTAGGGGCTAGAATTCTTCAAGTTGGTGGTGTGAAGAGAGTCTTCAACCAATTCTTCACAGTGAGACAAGGGGAGAAACTGTTGAAATCTTCACAGTGCTATCTATCAACCACATCAGGCCCTTTAGCAGGGCTCCTCTTCATTTCCACAGACAAGGTTACCTTTTGCAGTGAGAGATCAATGAAAGTCTTCTCTAGTAAAGGCGAAATGTGCAGAATCCGTTATAAG GTTTCAATTCCCCTGAAGAGGATTAAGTACGTGAACCAAAGTAGAAATGTTGAGAAGCCAACACAGAAGTATATAGAGATAGTcacagaagacaattttgagtTTTGGTTTATGGGATTCTTAAAATATCAGAAAACTTTCAATTATCTTGAGCTTGCAATTTCTCAAGCTTAG